A DNA window from Actinomadura coerulea contains the following coding sequences:
- a CDS encoding helix-turn-helix transcriptional regulator has translation MSSTPADPHHLRDLALLRRVRDRIDREYAQPLDVEALARGANISAGHLSRQFRQAYGESPYSYLMTRRIERAMALLRRGDLSVTDVCFAVGCSSLGTFSTRFTELVGMPPSAYRRQAADAAAGLTSSGTAAGVPSCLEKQVTRPIRNREAPTGPTP, from the coding sequence GTGAGCAGCACACCCGCCGACCCTCACCACCTGCGCGACCTCGCGCTGCTGCGCCGCGTCCGCGACCGCATCGACCGCGAGTACGCCCAGCCCCTGGACGTCGAAGCCCTGGCACGCGGCGCGAACATCTCCGCCGGCCACCTCAGCCGCCAGTTCCGCCAGGCCTACGGAGAATCGCCCTACTCCTACCTGATGACCCGCCGCATCGAACGCGCCATGGCCCTGCTGCGCCGCGGCGACCTCAGCGTCACCGACGTGTGCTTCGCCGTCGGCTGCTCCTCCCTGGGCACCTTCAGCACCCGCTTCACCGAACTGGTCGGCATGCCCCCCAGCGCCTACCGCCGCCAAGCGGCCGACGCCGCGGCCGGGCTCACCTCCTCCGGAACCGCCGCCGGCGTACCTTCCTGCCTGGAGAAACAGGTCACCAGACCGATCAGGAATCGAGAAGCCCCCACCGGGCCCACGCCCTAA
- a CDS encoding HAD family hydrolase gives MGHLHIFDMDGTLLTGTTANLEIARHLGTLPELHDLEARFAAGTLDTRGFSTEIHRLWRHLTPAVVATAYRAATWLTGITDVCADIRARGEHSAVITMSPDFFARHLLDHGFDDIVASRFPPMPFTGTLDPAGILTPADKVRIADALLARHGLTTDQCTAYGDSMSDAPLFRHLTNTVAVNADHHLAGIAALDYRGTDLHAAYTLARALHPA, from the coding sequence GTGGGACACCTGCACATCTTCGACATGGACGGCACCCTGCTGACCGGCACCACCGCCAACCTCGAAATCGCCCGCCACCTCGGCACCCTCCCCGAACTGCACGACCTCGAGGCCCGCTTCGCCGCCGGCACCCTCGACACCCGCGGCTTCTCCACCGAGATCCACCGCCTGTGGCGCCACCTCACCCCCGCCGTCGTCGCCACCGCCTACCGCGCCGCGACCTGGCTCACCGGCATCACCGACGTCTGCGCCGACATCCGCGCCCGCGGCGAGCACTCCGCCGTCATCACCATGTCGCCCGACTTCTTCGCCCGCCACCTCCTCGACCACGGCTTCGACGACATCGTCGCCTCCCGCTTCCCCCCGATGCCCTTCACCGGCACCCTCGACCCCGCCGGGATCCTCACCCCCGCCGACAAGGTCCGCATCGCCGACGCCCTGCTCGCCCGCCACGGCCTCACCACCGACCAGTGCACCGCCTACGGCGACTCCATGTCCGACGCGCCCCTGTTCCGCCACCTCACCAACACCGTCGCCGTCAACGCCGACCACCACCTCGCCGGCATCGCCGCCCTCGACTACCGCGGCACCGACCTGCACGCCGCCTACACCCTCGCCCGCGCCCTCCACCCCGCCTGA
- a CDS encoding DedA family protein: protein MDGLMGMVDTAVTSPWFYLVLFAVAAIDGFFPVVPSESMVITAGVYAASGQPELAPVVALAAAGAFLGDHVSYLVGRRAGGRLVRAARPGTRRHAALGWAGRTMAERGGLILVVARYVPGGRTAVTLTMGAVGFRLRSFSLFAAVAAVSWALYGALLGYVGGVAFEDDPLKGVAVGLGLALGVTAAVEVVRFARRRRRGPVDAEVADAGPVGSLEGSGGRRPAARVGPMPGE from the coding sequence ATGGACGGGCTCATGGGCATGGTGGACACGGCGGTGACGTCGCCGTGGTTCTATCTGGTGCTGTTCGCGGTGGCGGCGATCGACGGCTTCTTCCCGGTGGTGCCGAGCGAGAGCATGGTGATCACCGCGGGGGTGTACGCGGCGTCGGGGCAGCCGGAGCTGGCGCCGGTGGTGGCGCTGGCGGCGGCGGGCGCCTTCCTGGGCGATCATGTGTCGTATCTGGTGGGGCGCCGGGCGGGCGGGCGGCTGGTGCGGGCGGCGCGTCCCGGGACGCGGCGGCATGCGGCGCTGGGGTGGGCGGGGCGGACGATGGCCGAGCGGGGCGGGTTGATCCTGGTGGTGGCGCGGTACGTGCCGGGCGGGCGGACGGCGGTGACGTTGACGATGGGGGCGGTCGGGTTCCGGCTGCGGTCGTTCTCGCTGTTCGCGGCGGTGGCGGCGGTGTCGTGGGCCCTGTACGGGGCGCTGCTGGGGTATGTGGGTGGGGTGGCGTTCGAGGACGATCCGCTGAAGGGCGTGGCGGTGGGGCTGGGGCTGGCCTTGGGGGTGACGGCGGCGGTGGAGGTCGTGCGGTTCGCGCGGCGGCGCCGGCGCGGGCCCGTGGACGCGGAAGTAGCCGACGCGGGGCCGGTGGGGTCGCTGGAGGGGTCGGGCG